The following are encoded together in the Buteo buteo chromosome 2, bButBut1.hap1.1, whole genome shotgun sequence genome:
- the LOC142028783 gene encoding BPI fold-containing family B member 4-like, which yields MQQGSLLEMTMLKLFGIIFFCGLLPPSQEVLSGLSCAVSPGAMQNVLSDAILQNGLLQQHLQGLVLPNIMGEGGLLNSPTSITGLHLVKVRLPRLSVVLLPGIGVQLTIAAKLELSGNCLVGLLSELIDILVDVNITANIKCTNFESGTVQVVIEDCLCVLGAIKIKLLSGLLSLSVNEIVLKQLTATLPGLLCPVVDIVVNLVNIQLLGTLNAVIPVGTAGTIHYQLASLPFTSGLFLGLDLDGAVKQVGGSIIPHDSSPSALPPLLDKLLVLGLRQSFLNAVLSLLIQIPPQTFTCTPEVFSGASRLQEAITTLVPAGCSTCHGTSPLSIKLTLFGNPLILLEENKATVELSVMIQVFIKRLDGPILNLLLLKADLGLNAHVSIAGGRLVLGLSLGSVSLSLESSDVGISNISNLKPHCSSLLAETLLPLINGALGIGIPLPNVLGIPLIKVDIQILAGLLVVLV from the exons atGCAG CAGGGGAGTCTTCTGGAGATGACGATGTTGAAGCTTTTTGGAATCATCTTTTTCTGTGGCCTCCTCCCGCCCTCTCAAGAAGTCTTGTCCGGTCTGTCCTGTGCCGTCAGTCCAGGGGCAATGCAGAACG TTCTCTCGGATGCCATACTTCAGAACGGgcttctccagcagcacctgcaggGCCTTGTGCTCCCAAACATCATGGGTGAAGGGGGTCTGCTGAACTCTCCCACCAGCATCACTGG CCTGCACCTTGTCAAGGTCCGGCTCCCCAGGCTGTCGGTGGTGCTGCTGCCAGGAATCGGGGTCCAGCTGACCATCGCCGCAAAGCTGGAGCTCAGTGGCAACTG CTTGGTTGGCCTTCTTTCAGAACTAATTGATATCTTAGTGGATGTGAACATTACCGCAAACATTAAATGCACAAATTTTGAATCGGGCACAGTCCAGGTCGTCATTGAAGACTGCCTCTGCGTTCTTGGTGCCATAAAGATCAAGCTCCTTTCTGG cttACTGTCCCTATCAGTAAACGAGATAGTGCTTAAGCAGCTGACAGCAACTTTGCCTGGTTTG CTGTGTCCAGTAGTCGATATTGTCGTCAACCTCGTGAACATCCAGCTCCTGGGCACTCTCAACG cGGTGATCCCAGTTGGTACGGCAGGAACGATTCACTACCAGCTGGCCAGCCTCCCGTTTACCTCTGGCTTGTTCCTCGGACTGGATTTAGAT GGTGCGGTGAAGCAGGTGGGAGGCAGCATCATCCCCCATGACTCGTCCCCCTCTGCTTTGCCTCCGCTGCTGGACAAGCTTCTGGTCTTGGGACTGCGCCAGAGCTTTCTCAATGCAGTCCTGTCCCTCCTGATCCAGATACCGCCGCAGACCTTCACCTGCACGCCAGAAGTC TTCTCCGGTGCCAGCCGTCTGCAAGAAGCCATCACAACCCTCGTCCCTGCTGGG TGCTCCACCTGCCATGGGACCAGTCCGCTGAGCATTAAGCTGACGTTGTTTGGGAACCCGCTCATCctcttggaagaaaacaaagccacCGTCGAGCTTTCGGTCATGATTCAGGTGTTCATCAAGCGCTTAGATGGACCCATCCTCAACCTCCTGCTGCTGAAGGCC GACCTTGGTCTAAACGCCCACGTGTCGATTGCCGGAGGCAGACTGGTGCTGGGGTTGTCCCTGGGCAG cGTTTCCCTCTCCTTGGAGTCCTCTGATGTTGGCATCAGTAAT ATCTCGAACTTGAAGCCACACTGCAGCAGTCTGCTGGCGGAAACCTTATTGCCTCTTATCAATG GTGCTCTGGGCATCGGGATCCCTCTACCAAACGTGCTGGGCATTCCTTTAATAAAGGTGGATATTCAGATATTAGCG GGTCTGCTGGTGGTTCTGGTGTGA